Within the Setaria viridis chromosome 3, Setaria_viridis_v4.0, whole genome shotgun sequence genome, the region AGGGCCTGAATGACAACGAATGCGGGCAGATTGGAGTGAAAAGGATCCCTGGGACCTGCGTATACCAGCAAAATATATCATTAGAGTGGCAACATGGGTAACTTGTTTGAAGGAGTCATAGAAAGAAATAATACTAGCCCATTCGTGATCAAGATTAACCAGAAGGGCCATGTTCTTTAAACGAACATGCAGGCAGCtagcaaaagaaaacactcAATTCATGTATCTTTCAGACAGATGAATCTTAACTATAAGGTTGGTTTGATTCTTCGTAATTACATTTTATCAGATATCATGGGAGTAGCAACATGTTGCCGCACTTTTTAAACAACATTACACAGTATAGGTTGCATTAAGTAGAACATAGATTCCTCATTGATAAACTAGAATAATTGTGGCAGTCTTTTTGGGACCTTGAACATGAGCGTCTTTCAACTTATTTCAAAGTATTAATGCGTAATATATCGAACAAAGAAAATGAATAGCCTATAGTCCACACACTTTTGGAGAGCCTTCACACAATATTGCAATGCTGGACAAAATCTGGAAACCATATGTGGGTCTACCTGTGGGTGAACCATTGATCCTCCAGCTGCCAATGAATAAGCAGTGCTTCCGGATGTTGTTGATATTATTAGTCCATCTCCTTGTACGCATGTTACAAAAGAACTATCACAGTAGCATTCTAGGTAGGTAAGGTAAGATGACATTCCACGGTCAATTGTCACTTCATTTAGTACTAGAATTGGTTCCTCAGACTCAACTTCATCCTTAGCTGCATCACGGACTACATGACACTTGAGACGGCTCCTCAGTGTGATGCTAAATGGTCTTTTCAGAACATTGCCCAAACATTCACGGTATTGCTCCCTTGCTTAGCTTAAGTTAAGGTCAATATATTATTATGGTGGGTAAGCACTGAGCAAAAAACTCCtttgaataaataaaatatcataATTCTACAGATTATGTGCACTGGAACAAAATATGTAAGCGCCCATGTATTATCAATGAAACTGTGACAGACATATAAGTGAATCTGAATTAGTTGAAAACTCTGCAAGAAATACTATATGAGATCCAACCATATATAGGATATAAATAAAAGGGACATATCAAGGTTGCACACTTGAATATACAGATTTATAGATTAAAATTACATCTATGTTAAAGGCAGAAATCATATTCACTATTTTTTATAAGGTTAGATGTGCGAGATATACTAAGATAACGCAAGAAATATGATACCAAAAAAAACGCAGCCTTATTGATATATTTACTTGTTGGAATGCTTTATATGAACTACTAGCGAGGCTAAAAATAGCTAAACCTCAACATCAGTTCCCAAGGGAAAATAAAACTGGCAACTTGTGCCTGTTTGGTTCCATCCAGAATGAGGAGCCACCAGACAAAAGTACTACAAATTACAGAAGATGGTGAACTGGTACTTGTCTGCTGGTGCTACAAGGAACGGTGTCATGTCCATCCACGTTAGCCATCACTCTGTTACAAGTTGATGGCTGGATGTACTACAGAATGTCAGCCACATTGCCAAATTTATAACAGGTCCACGTTACCAATTTATACTTCCACATCAAGGTCATCCAGTAGAAATGTAGAAGGAATGGCAACAAAGCCAAGCCAAATGCTTTCATTCTTGTTCAAGTAGGACAGAGAACTACATGGCTTGCAGAACAGGTTCATGTGGGATGTCTACATGTCTTCGAAGTCCCCTCCCAGGAAGGGACTTCGTGTCATCCCTGGGCATACTTTAGCAACATGGTAGTGAGCATTCAACACAGATAATGAAGGATACGGAATGGAGTCATGAAACCCAATGATCCAAGAGAGAACGCAACAACAGGGGGAACTGGCCCTTTGAATAATGATGCAGCCTGTTAAGAGATTTTAATCAATTGTATAGCTTAATCAGATTATCAAAATGACAAATAAGTACTAAAATATACAGGAGAAAAAACAAAATAGGGACATTTTGCTACTTTTGCTATAAGTTATAGACCAATTCTTGCCAACTAAATATTCTAAACCCGTGGAGATATAAACAGGGGGCCATTCGACTACTAATAAACAATACAACACTGTAATTCATCAGTGCAAGGTAAAACCTACATAATAAATTTCTATCCACATAGGAATTAGGAGCACTTGCTACATgagttttatttatttttttcaagtataagaaaaagaatgctattttgtttctttgaaATATTGCACTAACAAATGGGTTTACTGTGTGGAACTAACCACAAAATATCCATACTCACACTAAAGTGTCAAATAGTGTAAGTAGCGTACCCATAAAACAGTTCCATCACCACCAAGAGTTACAATTAGATCAACTTTCGTATGTAATGTCTTTGCTTCCTGATCTGTCAAAATATTCTGATTAATTGGACACCCAAAAGGAAAGGTTTACAGGGGGATAAATTAGTActtgaaaaatattttaaacTATGAAAAAGAACGTTATGATAAACCATCACGAAAGATGTGCAAAAGAACTTTAACATGTATAATTCACCAATAGAAAAGGAATTGCTTGATAATAGATGACCTAAACAAGCATTAATAGCAAAGTCAGTAACATTCCTAGCACATGCTAACAGTTTTTGAGTTGATATATTCTTGATAAAGGAAACATCTGCAAACTTGGTAACTGATGGGGACAAATAGATTCCTCAAGGTAATTTGATCATGTACTCATTGCACCGTGCTACAATCAAGAACCACCAGCAAGCCAAGTGACTATGAGAATATGAGATGACCCCATAATGTGCCCAGAAAACCCCAACGCAAGGGTAGAATTTCATGCTTAGCAACCTTGGAGGTCCATAAGCAAACAGACCAGATTCATCATTCTTATGAAATAACTAAATAAATCACAACATATTGCTTTTTCCTCTCATAAGCAACAGCTACCTTATTTACAAAGAAAATTATCAGTACTAAATGAACAAACATTTCCTGGTTATATATGTGAAAAATCTGGaaggagcaaaaaaaaaaaaggatttccAGTGTTGACTTTAGAAAGAAAATGAATCATAGCATTGCCCTCAGCTAATATCCACAAAACGCCACTTACCATTATTCCATGTCTGGATAAAGTTGAAGTAAGAATCTTCAGTCACTAGTTCCTTGCTAACTCGTGGCTCTACGAACACATTCATATTATTGTGCTCTTTAAGCCATCTACAGAAAACACAGCAAGAGGTGATACATATATATCTAACAACTGCAGTTCCACATGACAAATAAACTGGGAGAGAATAAGTCACAATGAAAACATTGCAATTTAATGCATAACTCAGGTAATTTATGTACGTTAAAAACATTCAGGCAAGGTATGAAGAGAACATACCTAACCATTTCAGCGCAGAGAGCAAGCACAGAGTTAGAATTAGGTTTAGTAACAAAAAGAACTGTTTGCGGAGGTGATTCCCATTTTAGCAAAATCTGAAACCAAAGTATTTGTTGGCATAAATTGACACAGCGAAATGAGATTATCTCCATGATCATCATAATGGAAACAAATAGGGTATTGTGTTTAAAATGGATCATGCTGAACATAAAGGACTACCTGCTTATTGCTGCGCTCTGCTGTTTTTATGTCACCTTTTTCAAAGGACACAAAATCACGCTTGTGCTGGTCATTCTTATCCCCATCACATCCCCATAAAAGTCTAAATGGTGcctaaatatgaaaaataaaaaaaaaggtgttTTAGTGTTCATGAAAAATATCCAACTTGACTATGAACACAATGTTTCTTACAATTGCACCAAAACTTAAAATAGCACCCAGGTTAGCAGTGTCAAAAACAAAGTATTATAGACAACAGCTTATGCTTATGGTGGAGCTTTATTCTCTGATTGATTGAACTTCTTTAAGCTTTGTGCGCACAGAAGTTGAAGTTGCTCTAGCAACAGGTTGGAAAATATGGTTGCAAGCCTAATGATTTGTAGTCAGTTTGCAAACACAATGGCAGTCAATTGTTGTCCAATTAGACAATATCCAAGAAGTGGACAACAATTCATTCAAGTCAAGATTAAAGGGTATGTAGTTGATCTTTGATAGGTTTGTTAAAATGCCTAGTTTTTCAATCATATAAAAATCAtgatgctttcttgtaagcgcCATCCCACTAGGTCAGATTAGGTGAGCCTTGAATATATGAGTTATGTTATATGCCATTATCAATTAGTCAACAGGTATAAGTTGTGTGATCCCCTGCACAATTCGACGAAATACTGGAATAGATATAATAAGACCATAAATAGATTATTTATTTCGTCATTTTCTCTGTTCTTTATATTTGCTTCCTTTCAATATTGTAGGCAATAACATGTACTTAGAGGCAGTTCAACAGTATTAGATGAGGAACTATAAGAAATGAGTTGGTTTTATCAATGACCCATGTTACAAAAACAGAAGACACGTTTACTTATGCCATAAGCACTGAAAGCTGACAATAAATGTTAAGGAAACTCTTGCCCTAAGGATACCTTTCTTGCAACAATCTTTTCATCTGGTTTTCGGTTAGGTCCAGGACATTCATCCTGGAGAATTTGATGTGAACATATCCCATGGTTTCCACAACAACTGGTTTGATCAATGGAGGCAGTCTCCAATGCCATCTGACTAGTCAGTTGCTCTAACTTGTCGTTCCCAAAGTTACTGCAGCCTGCACATGTTACAATTTTAGTTCAGGGCATTGTTATCCTGGTCAAGATTTACATGTATTCTATGTAAAAGAATGAGATCGTGCTGCCTGAGATTCCTAATCTATCTCCACAAACTTGGTCATATATTTGATCAAGAAAGTTTGCCTGCACAGGTCACTAAACTACATTTACGATAACACTTTCTTGTGACAACTAAAGATCATGCACAGAAGGTACAACTTTCGGTACCGAATAGTCAATGACTGTTTGTGAGTTCAA harbors:
- the LOC117849797 gene encoding putative NAD kinase 3 isoform X1, producing the protein MSADELAATREVCDERINLSVATSHQTENWELTKVSSVERAAYAFIPQTPIRSTDAHLEEFSEAMRTVAKTLRRVVEGKAAAQAEAAEWKRKYELQVASKEHKHHNVIKGCSNFGNDKLEQLTSQMALETASIDQTSCCGNHGICSHQILQDECPGPNRKPDEKIVARKAPFRLLWGCDGDKNDQHKRDFVSFEKGDIKTAERSNKQILLKWESPPQTVLFVTKPNSNSVLALCAEMVRWLKEHNNMNVFVEPRVSKELVTEDSYFNFIQTWNNDQEAKTLHTKVDLIVTLGGDGTVLWAASLFKGPVPPVVAFSLGSLGFMTPFPREQYRECLGNVLKRPFSITLRSRLKCHVVRDAAKDEVESEEPILVLNEVTIDRGMSSYLTYLECYCDSSFVTCVQGDGLIISTTSGSTAYSLAAGGSMVHPQVPGILFTPICPHSLSFRPLILPEYVTLRVQVPFNSRGQAWASFDGKGRIQLGPGDALICSISPWPVPTACLVDSTTDFLRSIHEGLHWNLRKSQSFDGPSA
- the LOC117849797 gene encoding putative NAD kinase 3 isoform X2, whose translation is MHGWWMATQVCDERINLSVATSHQTENWELTKVSSVERAAYAFIPQTPIRSTDAHLEEFSEAMRTVAKTLRRVVEGKAAAQAEAAEWKRKYELQVASKEHKHHNVIKGCSNFGNDKLEQLTSQMALETASIDQTSCCGNHGICSHQILQDECPGPNRKPDEKIVARKAPFRLLWGCDGDKNDQHKRDFVSFEKGDIKTAERSNKQILLKWESPPQTVLFVTKPNSNSVLALCAEMVRWLKEHNNMNVFVEPRVSKELVTEDSYFNFIQTWNNDQEAKTLHTKVDLIVTLGGDGTVLWAASLFKGPVPPVVAFSLGSLGFMTPFPREQYRECLGNVLKRPFSITLRSRLKCHVVRDAAKDEVESEEPILVLNEVTIDRGMSSYLTYLECYCDSSFVTCVQGDGLIISTTSGSTAYSLAAGGSMVHPQVPGILFTPICPHSLSFRPLILPEYVTLRVQVPFNSRGQAWASFDGKGRIQLGPGDALICSISPWPVPTACLVDSTTDFLRSIHEGLHWNLRKSQSFDGPSA